In the genome of Candidatus Lernaella stagnicola, one region contains:
- a CDS encoding isoprenylcysteine carboxylmethyltransferase family protein, with the protein MRPAAKRISLRAFWEAMRNPLIYKNFAIHLFVLAPATLVLAYFATRLDHHFGWPSLPRTLGCYAIAAALAALGGVVVAYSYAYLLILGEGSPGSHLGGPQRLVTGGPYALVRHPSVIGKLLGVVALGVAVGSPTFLFGFVPALLAYSLLTNRFIQERYTERAFGESYRAYRAAVPMILPGAGTLWAALRGKLEPVEVESADAPAEAIPRYELAIYLVLLALILLGAWRFVAWITG; encoded by the coding sequence ATGCGGCCGGCGGCGAAGAGAATCAGTCTGCGCGCTTTCTGGGAAGCGATGCGCAATCCGCTCATCTACAAGAACTTCGCCATCCACCTGTTTGTGCTGGCGCCGGCAACCTTGGTGTTGGCTTACTTCGCCACGCGCCTCGATCATCATTTCGGCTGGCCGAGTCTGCCGCGCACGCTCGGGTGCTATGCGATCGCGGCCGCGTTGGCGGCGCTGGGCGGAGTGGTCGTCGCGTACAGCTACGCGTATTTGTTGATCCTCGGCGAGGGGTCGCCGGGGTCTCATCTCGGCGGGCCGCAGCGCTTGGTGACCGGCGGGCCCTACGCGCTGGTCCGGCATCCTTCGGTGATCGGCAAACTGCTCGGCGTCGTCGCGCTGGGCGTGGCGGTGGGTTCGCCCACGTTTTTGTTCGGCTTCGTGCCGGCGCTGCTGGCGTATTCTTTGTTGACCAACCGCTTCATCCAGGAGCGCTACACCGAGCGCGCTTTCGGCGAGAGCTACCGCGCCTACCGCGCCGCCGTGCCGATGATTCTGCCCGGCGCCGGAACGCTGTGGGCCGCGCTGCGCGGCAAGCTCGAACCCGTGGAAGTTGAAAGTGCGGACGCGCCCGCCGAGGCCATACCCCGCTACGAGTTGGCGATCTACCTCGTGTTGCTGGCGTTGATTCTGCTTGGCGCGTGGCGGTTCGTGGCGTGGATCACCGGCTAA
- a CDS encoding heparan-alpha-glucosaminide N-acetyltransferase domain-containing protein — protein MAAKHIRYPEIDMLKGLACVLMLIGHAVRVDMPAPRALDKIILYIMDFSGPIFFFVSGMNVMTFLERNRDKPGFAADRFYYMAAILLFVLGYTYNINRVSLAFFDIFQGVAMCTMAVYFLMRSKLPTWAHFAIMAAAFVFYTQFRVRLQLDMVIPDFSALKAQIPSGADFMVAIKPIRTLLSELGPMRRMLFVHFSMLPWVVFFYMGALCYRSLVSGSGSERPWWILFSVLFAAGPVVHLVDGGRVFPQMFLDSYLDLMIRGIPSYVLITVGGAGLSYLLARRFYKGAKAYTNRAVKWMFAHLETLGKESLLFLVVHWWVIATVRLPIMVVAKRGGLGEALPWAEEYSRAIIVLVATLFFVPFFAAIRNRWDQANRYGLKMGLWMGFAIFCALLFLPFSPFLSNYASYGSSFGFAFLYPYLRRRLRARYTQLPPAAA, from the coding sequence GTGGCCGCCAAACACATCCGCTATCCCGAAATCGATATGCTTAAAGGACTCGCCTGTGTGCTGATGCTGATCGGCCACGCGGTGCGGGTGGACATGCCGGCGCCGCGCGCGTTGGACAAAATCATCTTGTACATCATGGATTTCTCGGGCCCGATTTTCTTTTTCGTTTCGGGCATGAACGTGATGACGTTCCTCGAACGCAACCGCGACAAGCCCGGCTTTGCGGCCGACCGCTTTTACTACATGGCCGCGATTTTGCTGTTTGTGCTCGGCTATACCTACAACATCAACCGCGTCAGCCTTGCCTTTTTCGATATTTTCCAAGGCGTGGCGATGTGCACCATGGCCGTCTATTTTCTGATGCGCAGCAAACTGCCGACCTGGGCGCACTTCGCGATCATGGCGGCGGCCTTCGTGTTCTACACGCAGTTTCGCGTGCGCCTGCAACTGGATATGGTCATCCCCGATTTTTCGGCGCTCAAAGCGCAGATACCCTCCGGCGCCGATTTCATGGTGGCCATCAAACCTATCCGGACATTGCTAAGTGAACTCGGACCGATGCGGCGCATGCTGTTCGTTCACTTCAGCATGCTTCCGTGGGTCGTGTTTTTCTACATGGGCGCGTTGTGCTACCGCAGCTTGGTTTCCGGTTCGGGCAGCGAGCGGCCGTGGTGGATTCTGTTCAGCGTGTTGTTTGCGGCGGGGCCGGTCGTGCACTTGGTCGACGGCGGCCGCGTGTTTCCGCAGATGTTTCTCGACAGCTACCTTGACCTGATGATTCGCGGCATCCCGAGTTACGTGCTGATCACCGTGGGCGGCGCGGGGCTGTCCTACTTGCTGGCGCGGCGTTTCTACAAGGGCGCGAAGGCCTACACCAACCGCGCGGTGAAGTGGATGTTTGCGCACCTGGAGACTCTCGGCAAGGAAAGCCTTTTGTTTCTGGTCGTGCACTGGTGGGTGATCGCCACGGTCCGGCTGCCGATCATGGTCGTGGCCAAGCGCGGCGGGCTGGGCGAGGCGTTGCCGTGGGCCGAAGAGTATTCGCGCGCGATCATCGTCCTGGTCGCCACGCTGTTTTTCGTCCCCTTCTTTGCCGCGATTCGCAATCGTTGGGACCAGGCGAATCGTTACGGCCTCAAGATGGGCCTCTGGATGGGCTTCGCGATATTCTGCGCGCTCCTCTTTTTGCCGTTTTCGCCCTTCTTGTCCAACTACGCCAGTTACGGCTCGAGCTTCGGCTTCGCGTTTTTGTACCCCTACCTGAGACGGCGCCTGCGCGCGCGATATACGCAGTTGCCGCCCGCCGCTGCCTGA
- a CDS encoding radical SAM protein, producing the protein MKALLVHPPNRHQVWAGVPQQVNSRGSHMFPPLQVMHLSAYVKARSSHACNVVDFRLDEPDETGMARRIAAAGPDLVGVTANSHNLANVAAVVRAARQGAPQAKIVLGGPHVNAFPESAASFPGVDAAVCGDGEKPLVALLDALADEEAWSSIPGVWRVRDGVVEHSEVAEPIHDLDDLPLPDRDWAPRGVYFTPAMRERQATTIIGSRGCPFQCIYCSVPHRYRARSAAHIVNELEECSRRYGIREVHFVDDIFNITEQRVIDIAEEILRRDVRMKWGFKGGCRNVSSEMLAVARRAGLVRAHYGVETYTDEGLRALDKKLTIADVRRTFALTHEAGVLTIAYMIIGSPHEKKMAELLDARRFIAELKPDYVVYSLFSPYPESPSFALGVERGLWPADVWERFMRNPTPDHDLPTTWTEHFTKHELVDAFKKVNFAFYAHPRTLVRTLGRIRSWVELKRTVAGGMSLLKVWLMRAAGGRRI; encoded by the coding sequence ATGAAAGCACTGCTCGTTCATCCGCCCAACCGTCATCAGGTGTGGGCCGGCGTGCCGCAGCAAGTCAACTCGCGCGGCTCGCATATGTTTCCGCCGCTGCAGGTGATGCACCTGTCGGCCTACGTGAAAGCGCGCTCGTCACACGCGTGCAATGTCGTGGATTTCCGCCTCGACGAACCCGACGAGACCGGCATGGCTCGTCGTATCGCCGCCGCCGGGCCGGACTTGGTAGGCGTCACCGCCAACAGTCACAACCTGGCTAACGTCGCGGCGGTCGTTCGCGCCGCCCGCCAAGGCGCCCCGCAGGCGAAGATCGTGCTGGGCGGGCCGCACGTCAACGCTTTTCCGGAATCGGCGGCGAGCTTCCCCGGCGTGGACGCGGCGGTGTGCGGGGACGGCGAGAAGCCGCTGGTCGCGTTGCTGGACGCGTTGGCCGACGAAGAGGCGTGGTCGAGCATCCCCGGCGTATGGCGCGTGCGTGACGGCGTGGTCGAGCATAGCGAGGTGGCCGAGCCGATCCACGACCTGGACGACCTGCCCCTGCCCGACCGCGACTGGGCGCCCCGCGGCGTGTACTTCACTCCGGCGATGCGGGAACGGCAGGCGACGACGATCATCGGCAGCCGCGGCTGCCCGTTTCAATGCATCTATTGCTCGGTACCGCATCGCTATCGCGCGCGCAGCGCCGCGCACATCGTGAACGAACTGGAAGAATGCTCCCGGCGCTACGGCATCCGCGAAGTGCATTTCGTGGACGACATTTTCAACATCACCGAGCAACGCGTCATCGACATTGCCGAGGAGATCCTGCGGCGCGACGTGCGCATGAAATGGGGCTTCAAAGGCGGCTGCCGCAACGTGTCGAGCGAAATGCTCGCCGTGGCGCGCCGGGCCGGTTTGGTACGCGCCCACTACGGCGTGGAGACCTACACCGACGAAGGCCTGCGGGCACTGGACAAGAAGCTGACGATCGCCGACGTGCGCCGCACGTTCGCGCTCACCCACGAGGCGGGCGTGCTGACCATCGCCTATATGATCATCGGCTCGCCCCACGAAAAAAAGATGGCGGAGCTTCTGGACGCGCGGCGTTTCATCGCGGAACTCAAACCCGACTACGTGGTGTACTCGCTGTTTTCGCCCTACCCCGAGTCGCCGTCCTTCGCGCTGGGTGTCGAACGCGGTTTGTGGCCCGCCGATGTGTGGGAGCGCTTCATGCGCAATCCCACGCCGGACCACGATCTGCCGACGACATGGACCGAACACTTCACCAAGCACGAACTCGTCGACGCGTTCAAGAAAGTCAACTTCGCTTTCTACGCCCACCCCCGCACACTCGTCCGCACGTTGGGACGCATCCGCTCATGGGTCGAGTTGAAACGCACGGTGGCGGGGGGGATGTCGCTACTGAAAGTTTGGCTGATGCGCGCGGCGGGCGGGCGGCGCATTTAA
- a CDS encoding HEAT repeat domain-containing protein has product MFAIVVGCSCGPPAVAKDVTRDGIPDRRNLACASMLEVYAAQNNFTGENLFSQNLADAPPALKYQCRWLLETRSSGAYAVIFTKSKNPQWKDLEKHTDPQDIIDNLAFWQRTFLADGSWPKGDTQPLRARLQSPDADVRLFAAETLGAVGDTATAPALIQRLRQDTDAAVRFKAAWALGRMQYTAAAPALTAALDDADFDVVRQAAVSLGHVGDPQALPALWRHLRVPSSFVQHSIIAALEEMARRDRKRLAASYRKLNDKEKTAVKKVLTLRGGASLFTAIGEPIPKPPPPEDAKAEARKETTTRRLVELLGHRDREVTKEAVSSLALHPSPEAAEALVELYPKCDPDTRAMIITTLGIIASPKGKPVLLAALKEKDTEFLRRALVSLALVGSSADAPTVAPFLKHADAAVREKAVIAMGTFQASDPALTEATHDRAERVQYWAVWALGRSGDPTAAASIKPKLETNLGYWKIVAGRALANVNGTARPDPKQTKDWLWFLWSLGQKDTLVARHKMFHLGTPDTDENTRLGQ; this is encoded by the coding sequence ATGTTCGCGATCGTCGTCGGCTGCTCGTGCGGCCCCCCGGCTGTCGCGAAAGATGTAACCCGAGACGGCATTCCCGACCGCCGCAACCTCGCGTGCGCGTCGATGTTAGAAGTCTACGCCGCGCAAAACAACTTCACCGGCGAGAACCTCTTTAGCCAGAATCTAGCCGACGCGCCGCCCGCGTTGAAGTACCAATGCCGTTGGCTCCTCGAAACGCGAAGCAGCGGCGCATATGCGGTGATTTTCACGAAGTCGAAAAATCCGCAGTGGAAAGATCTGGAGAAACACACCGATCCGCAGGATATCATCGACAACTTGGCGTTTTGGCAGAGGACTTTCCTCGCCGACGGTTCCTGGCCCAAGGGCGACACCCAACCCCTGCGCGCCAGGCTGCAATCGCCGGACGCCGACGTTCGCTTGTTTGCCGCCGAAACACTCGGAGCCGTGGGCGACACGGCTACCGCGCCCGCCCTCATCCAACGATTGCGGCAGGATACCGACGCGGCGGTTCGCTTCAAAGCCGCTTGGGCGTTGGGGCGCATGCAGTACACCGCCGCCGCGCCCGCGCTCACTGCCGCGCTCGATGACGCTGATTTCGACGTCGTTCGCCAAGCCGCGGTGTCGTTGGGACACGTGGGCGATCCACAAGCCTTACCCGCTTTGTGGAGGCACCTGCGCGTACCCAGTTCCTTCGTGCAGCATTCGATCATCGCGGCGTTGGAGGAAATGGCGCGGCGAGACCGGAAGCGTCTCGCAGCATCCTACCGCAAGCTGAACGACAAAGAGAAAACCGCGGTAAAGAAGGTTTTAACCCTACGCGGCGGCGCGTCGCTTTTCACGGCAATCGGCGAGCCGATCCCCAAGCCACCACCGCCCGAGGACGCCAAGGCCGAAGCCCGCAAGGAAACCACAACGCGCCGGCTCGTAGAGTTGCTTGGCCATCGGGACCGCGAAGTGACAAAAGAAGCGGTGTCGTCGCTCGCGCTGCACCCGTCGCCGGAGGCCGCCGAAGCGCTGGTCGAGTTGTATCCGAAATGCGATCCGGATACGCGGGCGATGATCATCACGACGCTGGGCATCATCGCTTCGCCGAAAGGCAAGCCCGTGTTGCTCGCCGCGCTGAAGGAAAAGGATACGGAATTCCTGCGTCGCGCTCTCGTGTCGCTGGCGTTGGTCGGTTCGTCGGCTGATGCGCCGACGGTTGCTCCGTTCCTAAAACACGCCGACGCCGCTGTGCGCGAGAAGGCCGTCATCGCCATGGGCACCTTTCAGGCGTCGGATCCCGCGTTGACCGAGGCGACGCACGACCGCGCCGAACGCGTGCAGTACTGGGCGGTGTGGGCGCTGGGACGCAGTGGGGATCCGACGGCTGCGGCGTCAATCAAACCGAAGTTGGAGACGAATTTAGGCTATTGGAAAATCGTGGCCGGCCGAGCCTTGGCGAACGTGAACGGGACCGCCCGGCCCGACCCGAAACAAACGAAAGATTGGCTTTGGTTTCTATGGAGCCTCGGACAAAAAGACACTCTGGTGGCGCGCCACAAAATGTTCCACCTGGGAACGCCCGATACCGACGAAAACACCCGCCTCGGTCAGTGA
- a CDS encoding GDSL-type esterase/lipase family protein, which produces MTANKPHHRAEWRPLAALFVVNVLLVGLPFLVPDNPGGDWYKGPLVDPVSPYSTAGGVRMLGACLAALLDLTALFVFGGFALLRNRLRDRRWLMPVIGLAAVGLALTSVELGLRAYLNANVKTMFLPDPVLNWRLVPNLKDFHNTVGGEYVTTNSLGWRAPEPPPNRAADEVRGLLLGDSSAYGLGVAEPETMARALERGLTAAMPGKRVTIYNAACPGHTTHQGLKLLREHTERLQPDLVVIAYNNDPALEFHTDREREAAGGAQGMQRLLYRSRLFIVLRQVLVGLWRGQALDWEDPGEVHRRAVEGKRMKHRVPLDEYEDNLRRMIEFAREKRFTLVFVRMPVNREMEHFIPRFYDERYPQALLALDRDGAAVVVDVDVRWEADGVVDFLPGHLFHPNAVGHALIARDVLGRLRQVGFVAGDVRTALPLRLGYSAITPLHTLIGEVLRRTDIARKHGLDASFRVFERGSDQADAAPELDGTFTTELPAVLFLTARPRWRIVGCTGGLGRIGLVAATPDVKQIGQLRGGKIGVPFESTPHADLTRWLAAAGLSAPRDVALVNLGMRDHRQALAERQVSAVATWDPWLTALAREGGRSEVVSRPFYSLLVLTESWLVRHPQGRERYLAAVRDALLYARGHREEVLGWVVERSGLSEPVVAALWEASGRRTGEIDFAVPPEAEESLARMLAFFRQVSVPEIENDEPWLRLRGQMEATRRD; this is translated from the coding sequence ATGACCGCGAACAAACCCCATCACCGCGCCGAATGGCGGCCGCTGGCCGCGTTGTTCGTAGTGAACGTGCTGCTGGTCGGCCTGCCTTTTCTCGTTCCGGACAATCCGGGTGGCGACTGGTACAAGGGCCCGCTGGTCGACCCGGTCTCGCCCTACTCGACGGCCGGGGGCGTGCGGATGCTCGGCGCGTGTCTGGCCGCGCTCTTGGATCTGACGGCGCTGTTCGTCTTCGGCGGCTTCGCGCTCTTGCGTAACCGCCTGCGCGATCGCCGCTGGCTTATGCCGGTGATCGGACTGGCCGCCGTAGGCCTCGCGCTGACGAGCGTGGAACTGGGCTTGCGCGCCTATCTCAACGCCAACGTCAAAACCATGTTTCTACCCGACCCGGTGCTGAACTGGCGGCTCGTTCCGAATCTCAAGGATTTCCACAACACGGTCGGCGGTGAGTACGTCACCACCAATTCGCTGGGTTGGCGCGCGCCGGAGCCGCCGCCCAACCGCGCCGCCGACGAGGTGCGCGGCCTGTTGCTTGGCGATTCCTCGGCGTACGGATTGGGCGTCGCCGAGCCTGAGACGATGGCGCGGGCGCTGGAACGCGGGCTGACCGCCGCCATGCCCGGCAAGCGGGTGACGATCTACAACGCCGCCTGCCCGGGGCACACGACGCATCAGGGGTTGAAACTGCTGCGCGAACACACCGAGCGGCTGCAGCCGGACCTGGTCGTCATTGCCTACAACAACGACCCGGCGCTGGAATTCCACACCGACCGCGAGCGCGAAGCCGCCGGCGGTGCGCAAGGGATGCAACGACTTCTATACCGCAGCCGGCTGTTCATTGTCCTGCGGCAGGTGCTGGTCGGTTTGTGGCGCGGGCAGGCCTTGGATTGGGAAGACCCCGGCGAAGTGCACCGCCGCGCGGTCGAGGGCAAACGCATGAAGCACCGCGTGCCGCTCGACGAATACGAGGACAACCTGCGCCGGATGATCGAATTCGCCCGCGAGAAGCGTTTCACGCTCGTGTTCGTGCGCATGCCGGTGAACAGGGAAATGGAACATTTCATCCCTCGTTTTTATGACGAGCGCTACCCGCAAGCACTGCTGGCGTTGGACCGAGACGGGGCGGCGGTCGTCGTGGACGTTGACGTGCGCTGGGAGGCCGACGGCGTCGTCGATTTCCTTCCCGGTCACCTCTTTCACCCCAACGCGGTCGGGCACGCGCTCATCGCGCGGGACGTGCTGGGCCGGTTGCGGCAGGTCGGGTTTGTCGCCGGGGATGTTCGAACCGCGTTGCCCTTGCGGTTGGGTTACAGCGCCATCACGCCGCTGCATACGTTGATCGGCGAAGTGCTGCGTCGAACCGATATCGCCCGGAAGCACGGGCTCGACGCAAGCTTTCGTGTTTTTGAGCGCGGCAGCGACCAAGCCGACGCAGCGCCCGAACTGGACGGTACGTTCACGACCGAATTGCCCGCCGTGCTTTTCCTCACCGCGCGACCCCGCTGGCGGATCGTCGGCTGCACCGGCGGCCTGGGCCGCATCGGGCTCGTGGCCGCAACGCCCGATGTCAAACAGATCGGTCAGCTACGCGGCGGCAAGATCGGCGTTCCCTTCGAATCGACGCCGCATGCCGACCTTACGCGTTGGCTGGCCGCCGCCGGCCTGAGCGCCCCGCGCGACGTGGCGCTCGTCAACCTCGGGATGCGGGACCACCGGCAAGCGTTGGCCGAGCGGCAGGTGAGCGCCGTGGCGACTTGGGACCCGTGGCTGACGGCATTGGCCCGTGAGGGCGGGCGATCGGAAGTGGTGTCCCGCCCGTTTTACTCCTTGTTGGTGCTGACCGAATCCTGGCTCGTCCGACACCCGCAGGGCCGCGAACGGTACCTGGCCGCGGTGCGCGACGCGCTGTTGTATGCCCGCGGGCACCGCGAAGAAGTGTTGGGGTGGGTCGTCGAACGAAGCGGTTTGAGCGAGCCGGTCGTCGCGGCGTTGTGGGAAGCGTCAGGTCGTCGGACGGGAGAGATCGATTTCGCCGTGCCGCCCGAGGCGGAGGAATCCCTGGCGCGCATGCTCGCGTTTTTCCGTCAGGTAAGCGTGCCCGAGATCGAAAACGACGAGCCGTGGTTGCGGCTGCGCGGTCAGATGGAAGCGACGCGCCGCGATTAA
- a CDS encoding C45 family peptidase: MRRTATWIMVIVAALMLSLALFACGDDDDDDSGDGAGDDDDDNDDTAADDDDDNDDNNDDEWTPVEPHVEIYEGWQIVWLAGSAYDMGHQQGTMLHAELGAGIDWLDQYHLIDILLPIARLLGLIDMAVDNSYPDTLAECRGLSDAAGDVGFTMEVCLLMNFGDVLVEFLGEGFPPALRGPGCTQVAAAGDATVDGRLYHARGLDWSKIDYLLDYPVIFVRQPDDGIPHTFIGFPGNLSPYSGMNAAGVTVASNEADPLNNTVHDRYGRSHVQMQAMLLKTAGSLQEAQEFILAQDHMTVETIVVADAVAGEAAAFEMTGVGVGVRPLEQGVVVATNHFVAPETEDLDAEPAGASSLRRFTRATQLCGPDGDETHWGEIDPGVLISVLRDRVNPDNGETTPPGVFDNDESIATNGAIYQMVFSGEDLCFWVSGGEIPVPEQTFVGFSLGELLELPDAVAVDPLFYE; the protein is encoded by the coding sequence ATGAGAAGAACCGCGACGTGGATTATGGTGATTGTCGCCGCGCTGATGTTGTCTCTCGCGCTGTTTGCTTGCGGGGATGACGACGACGATGACAGCGGCGACGGCGCCGGCGACGATGACGACGACAACGACGATACCGCGGCGGACGACGACGACGATAACGACGACAACAACGACGACGAGTGGACGCCGGTCGAGCCGCACGTCGAAATCTACGAAGGCTGGCAGATCGTCTGGTTGGCGGGCAGCGCCTACGACATGGGCCATCAGCAGGGCACGATGCTGCACGCGGAGCTTGGCGCGGGCATCGATTGGCTCGACCAGTACCATCTCATCGACATCCTGTTGCCGATCGCCCGTTTGCTCGGCTTGATCGACATGGCGGTCGACAATTCCTACCCGGATACCTTGGCCGAATGCCGCGGGCTTTCCGACGCGGCGGGCGATGTCGGCTTTACGATGGAAGTCTGCCTGCTCATGAATTTCGGCGACGTGCTCGTGGAATTCCTCGGCGAAGGCTTCCCGCCGGCGCTACGCGGCCCGGGTTGCACGCAGGTCGCAGCCGCCGGGGACGCCACGGTCGACGGCCGCCTCTACCACGCGCGGGGCCTGGACTGGAGCAAGATCGATTACCTGCTCGATTACCCGGTGATTTTCGTGCGGCAGCCCGACGACGGCATTCCGCACACGTTTATCGGTTTCCCGGGCAACCTCAGCCCTTATTCGGGCATGAACGCGGCGGGCGTTACCGTGGCGTCCAACGAAGCCGACCCGCTTAACAACACCGTGCACGACCGCTACGGCCGCAGCCACGTGCAGATGCAGGCGATGCTGCTGAAAACGGCAGGCAGTCTGCAAGAAGCGCAGGAGTTCATCCTTGCCCAGGATCACATGACCGTCGAGACCATCGTGGTGGCCGACGCGGTTGCGGGCGAGGCCGCGGCGTTTGAAATGACGGGCGTGGGCGTCGGCGTGCGGCCGCTGGAGCAGGGCGTGGTCGTGGCGACCAATCATTTCGTGGCGCCCGAAACCGAAGACCTGGACGCTGAACCGGCCGGTGCCTCGAGCCTCCGCCGCTTTACGCGCGCGACGCAGCTTTGCGGTCCGGACGGTGACGAAACTCATTGGGGCGAAATCGACCCCGGCGTGCTGATCTCCGTGTTGCGCGACCGGGTCAATCCCGACAACGGCGAAACCACGCCGCCCGGCGTGTTCGACAACGACGAAAGCATCGCCACCAACGGCGCGATTTATCAGATGGTTTTTTCCGGCGAAGACCTTTGCTTTTGGGTTTCCGGCGGCGAAATTCCGGTTCCCGAGCAAACCTTTGTTGGGTTTTCGCTTGGCGAGCTGCTCGAGCTGCCGGACGCGGTGGCCGTCGATCCACTTTTTTATGAGTGA